Below is a genomic region from Methanobrevibacter sp..
TTTGATGGTTCTCTTAAATTTCCAATAATTGGGATGAATAGCCATATTATCTACCTCAAGATTTTTCACCCATATTTAAATTAGAATAAAAATTTATTTTAAAATAAATGATAAATTCTTCAAAAAACAGATTTAAATTGTAATATCAATGAATAGAAAGTTTTTCAACTTTCTTTTCATTTACAATCTTATTAAATATTAACATTCCATTTTATTAATGTTTTAATTCAGAAATTTTTCATCCAATAATTTTGGATTTTTAGCATTTTTACTGCTGACAACTTTTTTTCCGGTTCTTGCCTCTAATTCCCTTCGAGCATTCCCTGCAATAGTGCCACCATCAATAGCAACAGATTTGCTTTCTTCAAAACCTTCTGGATTTTCAACTTTACTGATTTCAGTTGTTGCAAGTTCTCCTAACATATTAATAACTAACTCAGCATTAGTCATGTTGTCACGAAGGCTTTCTTTTCTAAGCCCTTTAACTTTTTTATGCTCTCCAGTAGTTATCCCAAATGATGATTTGCTAATTTCATTAGTTAATATAGCATATTCAAGACCTTCTTCTACACCTGATCTATCCCATTCAGCAGTCAAATCTTTTCTCACTTCAATACTTCTGATTCTTTGTGTTATCCAATCTTCTGAATATCCTTTTTTTCTATATGTACTAATAGCTCTTTCAATAGCTATTTCAGGGTCTGCTATTTCATCAATTCTTTCACTGCCCACATGAGCCAGCCACTGTTTGAATGGTTCGGCATTTGGTGATGGAATTGATTGAATGATTCTGAATAGTTGTTTTTTGGTTGCTACATCAGTTTTACGTAATTTGCCATCATTAGCATGCATTTTTAACTGGCTACAAATTGTAGCCACTTCAACACCCTCTTTATTTAAGCGAGTTTTAAGAACACTCCAATATTTTCTAGGGTTTTTACTTTCACTGAGCACTCCTACAACATCAACTACCGAAAAAAAGTATTCTTCTATTTCTTCATCCCATATATACCTAATTTTATAGTCTTTGAATAACAATATATTTGATTTATCAGTCATTTTTTCATCCATTTACATGTTTAATTTTATAAAAATCATTATTTAAATTTTTCAAATTGTATCCTCTTTCTTAAATACATCAATCAAATCACAAATCAAATGGAATTTATCCTGTTCGGAAATGTCCCATTCCAATAAGTCCTTATCCTCATAATCATCAAAAACACTTTTTATCTTGTGAAAATACTGATGGTGATATATTTCCTTATTCTGGAATAATTCCTCATGCAGTTTCCATGTCTTGTAATCTGAATTCTGTTTTGCACGATCTCTGTCATATTCCTCTTCTAAAAAGTCAAAAAGATGAATCCACTCAGAAATCTCATCAAAATCTTTGGCATTAGTTGCTGCTCTTTCCACTGCATCACATATCTCTGAATATGTTGAGTAAGTCATTTCCAAATTTACATATTTTGACATTTCAAACACTCCTTTTAATTATATAATCCACATAATCCTTTGCGGTTTTATAATGAGTATCCTCTTCAAACAGTTTATCAAAATCCTCTGAATTGTTAATATTGATGGAATCCTTTTCCAAATCAATCTCCATCAATTCCTTAAGAAATCCGGGGTCAAGCTCCAGCTGATTTTCACAGTCCATCAGGAAATCATCAAAAATCTCCCAGACTTTTTCAGGATCATCCTTAACGCTGTCCAAGAGGTCCTGTAGGCAAAAAATCTCATGCATTGAGATTTCAACAAATTGCATTTCTTTCCATTTCTGTTTCATATTATCCTCTCCATAGAGTTTAAACTAGAATCATATCCTATCTTTAAATAGTTTATCCAGATTTAAAGTAGAGGTAATGTCCAATATCAAATAGTTATTCTTAACCTTTGAAATGCTGTCGTATTCCCTGGTTAACCTGTCCATCATTGAAATGTAGCAATAATATTGTCTAGAAGTCCTGTCAACAGTTCTTGGAATAAAAAACTTATATTCAAAGCCTATCAGTGTTGGAACCAGTTTAAATGAATTTATTTTGAGCTTTCTTGTAAGAATATTCTGTTTTAATTCAAAAAACTCATTCATTGTATCCTCTAATGATTCAATTAAATCTGTTTTAGCGGAATATAACTCTTCTAATTTCTTTAAAGTATTCTCATAATCATTGCATAATAATCTGAATCATAATACTCTCATCAGTTCTTATCATTTTCCTAATTATAGATTCAATATCATTAATCTTTGTCATTTTATCAAGAATTTACATTTTAGTCTATAATTTCAAAATCATATTTGCCCTTTAATATATCCTCTAATTGCCTGTCAGTCAATTGAAAATACTCATCGTCACTATGAATTGCCTTCAGGATTTCATTGAGGAAAAATTCCTTGAAATTTCCTAAGCTTTCCTGTGTATCCTCATGAACCAATCTAAATGCCTTACTGGATTTGATAGTATTGAATTTGATGGTAGCATAAGCAGGATACGGCTGTGCATCCATATAATCCTTAAAATTATCTTCAATTGAATGAATACTTACTTCAGGATTCTTTTTCCAGAAATTCAGCATTTTCAACACTGCCTTATCTTTCCCGCTCCTTTCATATACTTCCTCAATGAAATTATTCTTTGACAGTTCCAAATCCCAATAGTTTATTTCTTCAACATTTTCGCTACAGGAGAATGTTAGAAACAATGGGTATCCGGTTAAACAGATAATATAGCGATTGCATAACTCAATATAATATCCATTGTAATATTTTGGAGTTAGGAAAAGTCCAACGGTTCCCAATCCATAGAAAATCAAAAGAGGATTGATAATATATACGCTAAAGCTTTTTAGAGGAACTTTATCAATCCAATTTTTCACATGACCCCAATTATGAAAATACGGGAATGTGATGATTCCCCTTATTGTATCTGCAGCGAAAACATTAACATTACTTGATAACCTTATTGAAAAGGTATGATCAAATGAAAATCTATCCAGTTCACCAATAAGTCCTTCATCATTTTTATCAGCGATTAAATTTGAATAGGAATCATCAAAGATTAATCTCTGTATGAATGGATCTCTTTCAAATAAACTGTTCAGTACTTTATTAATGTACATTCTTTTAGGGATTATTTTCCATTCCTCAAAATCCCTTACCATATTATGTCCATCTTTCATTAGCCGGAAATACTCCTTCTCATTAACCTCATAGCATTCTTTAAGCAATTCTTTTTTTCTAGACATATTAATCACTGATTTAAATCGTTAATATTGTCAGTTATCCTGTCCATGGTTTTTGTTAAATCTCCCAGAAGCTGTTTCATCGCCAACATTGTATCCAGGTTTGTCAGCTTATCGGATAGGGTTTTTGAAATAAGATCATATGCAAATTCGGAAATCTTTTCATAAGCTGTTGCCTTTAATTCCAATGCTTCAATGCTTGCTGCCATATCATTCACCAAATCAAGTATTTCTTTTGGTGTTTCAAATTTCCTGCAGTCGTTATATGTGTCCACTATACTTCCATCTTCATCATATCTAAATCTGTTCATTTTTAAGTCTCCTTATGCAGTATGTGTTATTTTTCAGTTTTATTTACGTATAATGGAGTCAGTCCTTTCCTGTCCATTAACGAATCCAACTCTTCTATATTGTCCTTGTTGATGACTTTATTGTCCTCGTCGACCATGACGAATTCAAAACCTTGGCTTATGCAAAATTTCATGAATTCCACTGTTGAAATAACTGACATTTTCTTATCTCCAATTTCTTTAATTTGAATTAACTTGGCATTAATTCATGTTTAGTTACTAATTAGTATTGTATTCATTCTATTTAAGCTTAATCTAATTGTACTGGCTTTGAAAAATTGTTGTGACTTTGAAAAATTGCTTTCGTTGAAACATGGTATTTATAGTTTTCTATTTGAAAAATTAAATAATTTAAAGATTAAAAAATATAAGTTTATTCATGTACATGATAGCAAGTTTTGATTGCAAATTCAAAACAAACCAGCAAAATATTGAAAAGACTCTTCAGCATTATGGACTTCGAAAGATTCAAAGTTCATTATATGCAGGAGATTTGAATAATGATGAAAGACAAGAACTCACTGAAAATATCTCTGAAATAATTCGTGAAAATGACAATGTATTAATCATGCCTGTATGTCAAAGCTGTTATTCAAAAAAGGAAAACTGCGGTCGAAAAATAAAATTCAAAGAGGAATTATACAAGGTGT
It encodes:
- the cas2 gene encoding CRISPR-associated endonuclease Cas2; this encodes MYMIASFDCKFKTNQQNIEKTLQHYGLRKIQSSLYAGDLNNDERQELTENISEIIRENDNVLIMPVCQSCYSKKENCGRKIKFKEELYKVF
- a CDS encoding Bro-N domain-containing protein; this translates as MTDKSNILLFKDYKIRYIWDEEIEEYFFSVVDVVGVLSESKNPRKYWSVLKTRLNKEGVEVATICSQLKMHANDGKLRKTDVATKKQLFRIIQSIPSPNAEPFKQWLAHVGSERIDEIADPEIAIERAISTYRKKGYSEDWITQRIRSIEVRKDLTAEWDRSGVEEGLEYAILTNEISKSSFGITTGEHKKVKGLRKESLRDNMTNAELVINMLGELATTEISKVENPEGFEESKSVAIDGGTIAGNARRELEARTGKKVVSSKNAKNPKLLDEKFLN